The following are encoded together in the Oncorhynchus masou masou isolate Uvic2021 chromosome 5, UVic_Omas_1.1, whole genome shotgun sequence genome:
- the LOC135534853 gene encoding parvalbumin alpha, producing MAALKDFLKADDIQKALVAVKAEGSFDHKKFFALVGLKAMTPDNVKKVFQAIDADQSGFIEEEELKFVLKSFAEDGRDLTDAETKAFLNAADKDGDGKIGIDEFEVLVHEV from the exons ATGGCCGCTTTGAAGGATTTTTTGAAAGCTGATGATATTCAGAAGGCCCTTGTTGCAGTCAAAG cggaGGGTTCCTTCGACCATAAGAAGTTCTTTGCTCTGGTGGGCCTGAAGGCCATGACTCCTGACAATGTCAAGAAGGTGTTCCAGGCTATTGATGCTGACCAGAGTGGATTCATTGAGGAGGAGGAGCTCaa GTTTGTGCTGAAGAGTTTCGCTGAGGACGGCAGAGACCTGACCGACGCCGAGACCAAAGCCTTCCTTAACGCCGCCGACAAGGACGGAGATGGAAAGATCGGCATCGACG AGTTTGAAGTCTTGGTCCATGAGGTGTAA